The following are encoded in a window of Salinibacter ruber DSM 13855 genomic DNA:
- a CDS encoding phosphatidate cytidylyltransferase, whose translation MSASSLSYAGEVGRKALHLLALSIPFGAWAVGMPTALYLLAPAALVAGAADVTRAYSESVNAVIRGIFGALMRAEELPAPRTGVQFNGATCVLVGAAVMVALFPLRIAVPVLVMAMLADAAAALVGRRWGRHTWGALSATVEGTTAFIVTGLGVMAFFSSVALGPAAGGVLVGAGIEALPLPVNDNIRVPVAAAATVVVGEALVLGRSVSLLPVLSL comes from the coding sequence GTGTCCGCCTCCTCCCTCTCGTACGCCGGCGAAGTGGGCCGGAAGGCCCTCCACCTTCTCGCCCTCTCCATTCCGTTTGGGGCGTGGGCGGTCGGAATGCCCACGGCACTATATCTTCTGGCCCCGGCCGCGCTCGTGGCCGGGGCCGCCGACGTGACCCGGGCCTATTCGGAGTCCGTCAACGCGGTCATCCGGGGAATTTTCGGGGCCCTGATGCGGGCGGAGGAGCTGCCGGCACCGAGGACGGGGGTCCAATTCAACGGGGCCACGTGCGTGCTGGTGGGCGCCGCCGTGATGGTGGCGCTGTTCCCCCTCCGGATCGCGGTGCCGGTGCTCGTGATGGCCATGCTGGCGGACGCCGCCGCCGCATTGGTGGGGCGCCGGTGGGGCCGCCACACGTGGGGGGCCCTCTCGGCAACCGTGGAGGGCACCACCGCGTTCATCGTCACGGGCCTGGGCGTGATGGCCTTCTTCTCCTCCGTCGCCCTCGGCCCGGCCGCCGGCGGCGTGCTGGTGGGGGCCGGCATTGAAGCCCTCCCGCTGCCCGTCAACGACAACATCCGCGTGCCCGTGGCGGCGGCGGCGACGGTGGTCGTTGGCGAGGCGCTCGTCCTGGGCCGTTCCGTTTCGCTCCTCCCCGTGCTCTCGCTCTAG
- a CDS encoding sodium:proton antiporter: protein METLLALVTGAMVAISVYLLLQRDLVRKIIGVVVLSNGIHLLIFAMGRVTRAASPLIPAGDKYPPEVIANPLSQALILTAIVIGFGLLAFSLVLVYRLHESNGSADADSIIEVTLGDQ from the coding sequence ATGGAAACCCTCCTTGCCCTCGTCACCGGCGCGATGGTCGCCATCAGCGTCTACCTGCTGCTGCAGCGCGACCTGGTGCGTAAGATTATCGGCGTGGTCGTTCTCTCGAACGGCATTCACCTGCTGATCTTCGCGATGGGGCGGGTGACGCGGGCCGCGTCGCCGCTCATTCCGGCCGGCGACAAGTACCCGCCCGAGGTCATTGCGAATCCGCTGTCCCAGGCCCTCATCCTCACGGCCATCGTGATCGGCTTTGGGCTGCTGGCCTTTTCGCTCGTGCTCGTCTACCGGCTGCACGAGTCCAACGGGTCGGCCGACGCCGACTCGATCATTGAAGTGACCCTCGGCGACCAATAG
- a CDS encoding Na+/H+ antiporter subunit B, translated as MRFSVILRTAARLLVPLILLFSIFLLLRGHNETGGGFIGGLVAGISFSLYAIAYGTAASRESLRATPPRLMAVGLGIAVLSGVLPLFMGGALLEGLWVKWPLKVGTPVLFDVGVYLLVIGLTLMIVYELEEHNPGLFPQSAASE; from the coding sequence GTGAGGTTTTCCGTCATTTTGCGCACCGCGGCGCGCCTCCTCGTGCCGCTGATCCTTCTGTTTTCGATCTTTCTGCTCCTTCGCGGGCACAACGAGACCGGTGGGGGCTTCATCGGGGGGCTCGTGGCCGGCATTTCGTTTTCCCTCTATGCGATTGCCTACGGGACGGCGGCGTCCCGCGAGTCCCTGCGGGCCACGCCCCCGCGGCTGATGGCCGTGGGGCTAGGCATTGCGGTGCTGAGCGGGGTGCTCCCGCTGTTCATGGGCGGGGCCCTGCTCGAAGGGCTGTGGGTGAAGTGGCCGTTGAAGGTCGGCACCCCCGTGCTCTTTGACGTAGGGGTGTACCTGTTGGTCATCGGCCTAACCCTCATGATCGTCTACGAGCTGGAGGAGCACAATCCGGGGCTCTTTCCGCAGTCGGCCGCCTCCGAGTAG
- a CDS encoding esterase/lipase family protein encodes MPDDSDPTIPASALRRLTGLEPFPQPELIPIRTPVVLMHGFGVGASFRRGGHLHKEALHLRSRGVRAVAPNVSPYNTVRARTATWNDRLRRVLDETDADRLLLIAHSMGGLDARYLISALGWHEVVDVLVTIATPHRGSSVASLVLDQPELVRDWLADMADWVGTHILEDGSANLRQALTELTPEHMENTFNPEVPNHPDVDYWSYGCRAGKGTAIPIAPIFRYLNRYLYEEEGENDGIVSVESARWGDYQGTVDADHARQVGLSSGLAADFDSNAFYTSIVQNLADDGW; translated from the coding sequence ATGCCCGACGACTCGGACCCCACGATTCCGGCCTCCGCCCTGCGGCGCCTTACCGGCCTGGAGCCCTTTCCGCAGCCCGAGCTGATTCCGATCCGAACCCCGGTCGTGCTCATGCACGGCTTCGGCGTGGGGGCTTCCTTCCGGCGGGGCGGGCACCTGCACAAGGAGGCCCTCCACCTGCGGTCGCGGGGCGTGCGGGCGGTGGCGCCCAACGTCTCCCCCTACAACACCGTCCGCGCCCGGACCGCCACCTGGAACGACCGCCTGCGGCGCGTCCTCGACGAGACCGACGCCGACCGCCTGCTGCTGATCGCCCACTCAATGGGCGGCCTGGACGCCCGCTACCTGATCTCCGCCCTGGGCTGGCACGAGGTGGTCGACGTCCTCGTGACGATTGCGACCCCCCACCGCGGCTCCTCCGTCGCCTCCCTCGTGCTCGACCAGCCCGAGCTGGTGCGCGACTGGCTCGCGGACATGGCCGACTGGGTGGGGACCCACATTCTGGAGGACGGGTCGGCGAACCTCCGACAGGCCCTCACGGAGCTGACGCCCGAACACATGGAAAACACGTTCAACCCCGAGGTCCCCAATCATCCGGACGTCGACTACTGGTCCTACGGCTGCCGGGCGGGCAAAGGGACCGCCATTCCCATTGCCCCCATCTTCCGCTACCTCAACCGCTACCTGTACGAGGAAGAAGGCGAAAACGACGGCATCGTGAGCGTCGAGAGCGCCCGCTGGGGCGACTACCAAGGCACCGTCGACGCCGATCACGCCCGGCAGGTGGGCCTCTCGTCAGGCCTCGCCGCCGACTTCGACTCGAACGCCTTCTACACCTCCATCGTCCAGAATTTAGCCGACGACGGGTGGTAG
- a CDS encoding acyl-CoA dehydrogenase: protein MLDTDSPRVRAVLPLLYVAWADGVLTPSEAETIRGHLRTQEWLDASTREAICDHLDPQSPPTPTQYFRWIRTLRDGAGDAAVTTRSSLAELGMALANVGGDGTALPEASRRALEDIEAALNIDGEEVVRDLLGERPEPSPVEPEAPFDTDAMRRLLDGPHAELREDIRTLLQDPVFEYQDGLGTEAYREQVLRWCEHLADQGLGALAYPDAYGGGGDMEKFIVAFETLAYHDLSLVVKFGVQFGLFGGSIHHLGTERHHEEYLDRVGTLDLPGCFAMTEWGHGSNVRELETTARYDPTTEEFVINTPHDGARKEWIGNAAAHGQVATVFAQLRTDGEEHGVHAFLVPIRADDGTPKPRVRIEDCGEKVGLNGVDNGRLWFDQVRIPRANLLDRYAQVAPDGTYDSPIPSSGKRFFTMLSTLIGGRISVARAGLSATKSGLTIAVRYGNRRRQFGPKDEPEVPLLDYRTHKRRLLPRLATTYALHFALDDLTARFARKGRGESLEAIEAEANALKAYATWHTSATLQEAREACGGQGYRADTRIGRLRADTDVFTTFEGDNTVLMLQVAKGLLSDFQREFRDMNLWGMARLVADEVATQVQELNPVVTRTTDPDHLRALPFQQSALTYRAEKQLQNVGRRLQRRIDDGMEPFDAFVDVQDHLVQCARADAERVILERFADAVEGVEDADLRETLTTLRRLFALSRIEADLDWFLEAGYVSGSKAKAIRGAVNDLCDEVRPQAEALVNAFGIPDALLGAPIATKPGPGPK, encoded by the coding sequence ATGCTCGATACCGACTCGCCACGGGTCCGCGCCGTCCTTCCACTGCTGTACGTGGCCTGGGCCGACGGGGTGCTCACGCCGTCGGAGGCGGAGACGATCCGGGGCCACCTTCGCACGCAGGAGTGGCTCGATGCCTCCACCCGTGAGGCGATTTGCGACCACCTCGATCCCCAGTCGCCCCCCACGCCCACACAGTACTTCCGGTGGATTCGCACGCTGCGGGACGGGGCCGGAGACGCGGCAGTGACGACCCGGTCCTCCCTCGCGGAACTCGGAATGGCCCTCGCGAACGTGGGCGGCGACGGCACGGCGCTGCCGGAGGCCTCCCGTCGGGCGCTGGAAGACATCGAGGCGGCCCTCAACATTGACGGGGAGGAGGTCGTGCGCGATCTCCTCGGGGAGCGGCCCGAGCCGTCGCCCGTGGAGCCGGAGGCGCCCTTCGACACGGACGCCATGCGGCGCCTCCTCGACGGCCCCCACGCGGAGCTGCGCGAGGACATCCGCACCCTGCTTCAGGATCCGGTGTTCGAGTACCAGGACGGCCTGGGCACCGAGGCCTACCGGGAGCAGGTCCTTCGTTGGTGCGAGCACCTGGCCGACCAGGGGCTCGGGGCGCTGGCCTATCCCGACGCGTACGGCGGGGGCGGCGACATGGAAAAGTTCATCGTCGCCTTCGAGACGCTCGCCTACCACGACCTGAGCCTGGTCGTCAAGTTTGGCGTGCAGTTTGGCCTGTTCGGGGGCAGCATTCATCACCTCGGCACGGAGCGGCATCACGAGGAGTACCTGGACCGGGTGGGCACCCTCGACCTGCCCGGCTGCTTCGCCATGACGGAGTGGGGGCACGGCTCGAACGTGCGGGAGCTGGAGACGACGGCCCGCTACGACCCCACGACCGAAGAGTTTGTGATCAACACGCCGCACGACGGCGCCCGGAAGGAGTGGATCGGCAATGCCGCGGCGCACGGGCAGGTGGCGACCGTCTTCGCGCAGCTCCGGACCGACGGAGAGGAGCACGGGGTCCACGCCTTCCTCGTCCCCATTCGGGCCGACGACGGGACCCCGAAGCCGCGCGTCCGGATCGAGGACTGTGGCGAAAAGGTCGGCCTCAACGGCGTCGACAACGGGCGCCTCTGGTTCGACCAGGTGCGCATCCCGCGGGCGAACCTGCTCGACCGGTACGCACAGGTGGCCCCGGACGGCACCTACGACAGTCCGATCCCCAGTTCCGGGAAGCGCTTCTTCACCATGCTGAGCACCCTGATCGGGGGGCGCATCAGCGTGGCGCGGGCGGGGCTGAGCGCGACGAAGTCGGGCCTTACGATTGCCGTGCGCTACGGAAATCGGCGCCGCCAGTTCGGGCCTAAGGACGAACCGGAGGTGCCCCTCCTCGACTACCGCACCCACAAGCGGCGGCTCCTCCCGCGCCTGGCCACGACCTACGCCCTCCACTTTGCGCTCGACGACCTCACGGCGCGGTTTGCGCGGAAGGGGCGCGGCGAGTCGCTGGAGGCCATCGAGGCGGAGGCCAACGCGCTGAAGGCGTACGCCACGTGGCACACCAGCGCCACCCTCCAGGAAGCGCGCGAGGCGTGCGGCGGCCAGGGCTACCGGGCCGACACCCGAATCGGGCGCCTCCGGGCCGACACGGATGTCTTCACGACATTCGAGGGCGACAATACCGTGCTCATGCTGCAGGTGGCGAAGGGGCTGCTCTCGGACTTCCAGCGGGAATTTCGGGACATGAACCTGTGGGGGATGGCGCGCCTCGTGGCCGACGAGGTGGCCACGCAGGTGCAGGAGCTCAATCCGGTCGTCACGCGCACCACCGACCCCGACCACCTGCGGGCCCTCCCCTTTCAGCAGAGCGCGCTTACGTACCGGGCCGAGAAACAGCTCCAAAACGTCGGCCGGCGCCTCCAACGCCGCATTGACGACGGGATGGAGCCGTTCGATGCGTTCGTGGACGTGCAGGATCACCTCGTGCAGTGCGCCCGGGCGGACGCCGAACGGGTGATCCTAGAGCGCTTTGCGGATGCGGTTGAGGGCGTCGAGGACGCGGACCTCCGCGAGACGCTCACGACGCTCCGCCGCCTGTTTGCGCTGTCCCGCATCGAGGCCGACCTGGACTGGTTTCTGGAGGCCGGCTACGTGAGCGGGTCGAAGGCGAAGGCCATCCGGGGGGCCGTGAACGACCTCTGCGATGAGGTGCGTCCCCAGGCGGAGGCCCTCGTCAATGCGTTCGGCATCCCGGACGCCCTGCTGGGCGCCCCGATTGCGACGAAGCCGGGGCCCGGCCCGAAATGA
- the mnhG gene encoding monovalent cation/H(+) antiporter subunit G, producing the protein MLAQQIVGIFLMTTGTLFVFVAGLGVLRLPDVYMRLHASTKAGTLGVALNAAGLVVFHPDLGIFTRAFALVLFLLLTAPVAAHMIGRASYFAREEMGVSIWDGTVVDRMLDHRGEALFSTGAPEDGADASGSPS; encoded by the coding sequence ATGCTCGCCCAGCAGATTGTTGGTATTTTTCTGATGACCACGGGCACACTGTTCGTGTTTGTCGCCGGGCTCGGGGTGCTGCGGCTGCCGGACGTCTACATGCGCCTTCATGCCTCCACCAAGGCCGGGACCTTGGGCGTAGCGCTGAACGCGGCCGGCCTCGTGGTCTTTCATCCGGACCTCGGGATCTTTACGCGCGCTTTCGCCCTGGTGCTGTTCTTGCTCCTCACGGCCCCGGTGGCCGCCCACATGATCGGGCGGGCCTCCTATTTTGCCCGGGAGGAAATGGGGGTTTCCATCTGGGACGGAACAGTCGTGGACCGCATGCTGGACCACCGGGGGGAGGCGCTGTTCTCAACCGGCGCCCCGGAGGACGGGGCTGACGCCTCGGGCTCTCCGTCTTGA
- the hemE gene encoding uroporphyrinogen decarboxylase yields the protein MASFPSLDNDRLLRTARGEPTDCTPVWMMRQAGRYLPEYQAIRKEHSFFEVVETPELAAEVTIQPVERFSLDAAILFCDIMVVPEAMGLTVKMVSGQGPTFPKPLTTPDEMERLVEPDVESALGHVFEALTVTRHELAGRVPLIGFSGAPWTLMAYMVEGGGSKSYRAARRWLYRHPDASKALLQRTTDVIVEYLIRQVDAGAQMLQVFDSWAGLHTPENFRTFCLPYLAEIATRVKAAHPDVPLVIFAKGAHYALDALADTDYDVISLDSTMDPDAARDTVGDRAVLQGNLDPCALYAPPDVLRREVQHMLAGFGPHHHIGNLGHGMLPDHDPEHARVFVDAVHEHSRHMRTV from the coding sequence ATGGCCTCCTTTCCGTCCCTCGACAACGACCGCCTTCTCCGCACCGCCCGCGGGGAGCCCACCGACTGCACGCCCGTCTGGATGATGCGGCAGGCCGGCCGGTACCTGCCCGAGTACCAGGCGATCCGGAAGGAGCACAGTTTTTTTGAGGTGGTGGAGACGCCCGAACTCGCGGCGGAGGTGACCATCCAGCCGGTGGAGCGCTTTTCCCTCGACGCGGCGATTCTCTTCTGCGACATCATGGTGGTGCCGGAGGCGATGGGGCTCACGGTCAAGATGGTGTCGGGACAAGGGCCGACCTTCCCCAAGCCCCTCACGACGCCCGACGAGATGGAGCGCCTCGTGGAGCCGGACGTGGAGTCGGCCCTCGGGCACGTGTTCGAGGCCTTGACGGTGACGCGGCACGAGTTGGCCGGGCGGGTGCCGCTGATTGGCTTCTCGGGGGCGCCGTGGACCCTCATGGCGTACATGGTGGAGGGGGGCGGCAGCAAGTCCTACCGGGCCGCCCGGCGCTGGCTCTACCGCCACCCCGACGCCAGCAAGGCCCTGCTCCAGCGCACGACGGACGTGATCGTCGAGTACCTGATTCGGCAGGTGGACGCCGGGGCGCAGATGCTTCAGGTGTTTGACTCCTGGGCGGGCCTCCACACCCCCGAGAATTTCCGCACGTTCTGCCTGCCGTACCTCGCCGAGATCGCCACGCGGGTGAAGGCGGCGCATCCCGACGTGCCGCTCGTCATCTTTGCGAAGGGGGCCCACTACGCCCTCGACGCGCTGGCGGATACGGACTACGACGTGATCAGCCTGGACTCCACGATGGACCCGGACGCCGCCCGCGATACGGTCGGGGACCGGGCCGTCCTGCAGGGCAACCTCGACCCCTGCGCGCTGTACGCCCCGCCCGACGTTCTGCGGCGCGAGGTGCAGCACATGCTGGCGGGCTTCGGGCCGCACCATCACATTGGCAATCTGGGGCACGGCATGCTGCCGGACCACGACCCCGAGCACGCCCGCGTCTTCGTCGATGCCGTCCACGAACACTCCCGGCACATGCGGACCGTTTGA
- a CDS encoding monovalent cation/H+ antiporter complex subunit F has product MVELSGAPAWFASACLIAIALSLVMTVARLLRGPALPDRVVSLDLIAYQAVAFMLVYAVLEGQPAFLDVSLVLALVAFLGTVAFARYIEYFSVAEDTPAQKSE; this is encoded by the coding sequence ATGGTAGAGCTTAGCGGCGCTCCGGCCTGGTTTGCGTCCGCCTGTCTGATCGCGATCGCCCTCTCGCTCGTGATGACGGTGGCTCGGCTGCTGCGAGGCCCGGCCCTGCCAGACCGGGTGGTCTCGTTGGACCTCATCGCCTACCAGGCCGTCGCGTTCATGCTCGTGTACGCTGTCCTCGAGGGGCAACCTGCCTTTCTGGACGTGTCGCTGGTACTGGCCCTGGTGGCCTTCCTCGGGACGGTCGCGTTTGCCCGGTATATTGAGTACTTCTCGGTTGCGGAGGACACGCCGGCTCAGAAGTCAGAATAG
- a CDS encoding amphi-Trp domain-containing protein encodes MPDDTLYEFERNLSRADVATYLRTIADELDDSGELDFSSDEQSTTVRVPDHVEFEVELERESNDRDSSEISLELEIEWYETRDGSIAGPGSLDTE; translated from the coding sequence ATGCCCGACGATACGCTTTACGAATTCGAGCGAAACCTGTCGCGTGCGGACGTGGCCACCTACCTCCGCACCATTGCCGACGAGCTGGACGACTCCGGAGAGCTCGACTTTTCGTCCGACGAGCAGTCCACGACCGTCCGGGTTCCCGACCACGTGGAATTCGAGGTGGAACTCGAACGCGAATCGAACGACCGGGATTCCTCCGAGATCAGCCTCGAGCTGGAGATTGAATGGTACGAGACCCGGGACGGAAGCATCGCAGGCCCCGGGTCCCTGGACACGGAGTAG
- a CDS encoding dienelactone hydrolase family protein, whose amino-acid sequence MRVAGSVLILCALPLLTGCGSDSGSEAERMAEEHEGDTPTATEAAQAPKIPVEGRTVTYGQQNGTARTGYLAAPADVDSVRSARGGDALPGIVVIHEWWGLNDNVRAATRRLAGEGYRALAVDLYGGAVAETPDSAQALMGQAMREPSRLVENVRDGRAYLSSEADAPRTALLGWCFGGGMTYRTLAEEASAFDAAVAYYGTPDPLAGEALQALETPILAHFGTQDQAVPIDAARKFRDRMEDAGTSLAYHEYDAGHAFANPSGESYEPAAAEQAWTRTTDFLQTHLTR is encoded by the coding sequence ATGCGCGTCGCTGGTTCCGTCCTCATCCTGTGTGCGCTCCCCCTGCTCACCGGCTGTGGCTCCGACAGCGGCTCCGAGGCTGAGCGCATGGCGGAGGAGCACGAGGGTGACACGCCCACGGCCACCGAGGCCGCCCAGGCGCCCAAGATTCCGGTGGAGGGGCGCACGGTCACCTACGGGCAACAGAACGGGACGGCCCGGACCGGGTACCTGGCCGCGCCCGCCGATGTGGACTCGGTGCGGTCGGCGCGCGGGGGCGACGCCCTCCCCGGCATCGTGGTGATTCACGAGTGGTGGGGCCTCAACGACAATGTCCGGGCGGCCACCCGGCGCCTTGCCGGTGAGGGGTACCGCGCCCTGGCCGTGGACCTGTACGGCGGTGCCGTGGCCGAAACGCCGGACTCCGCACAGGCACTCATGGGCCAGGCGATGAGGGAGCCGTCACGGCTCGTCGAGAACGTACGGGACGGGCGGGCCTACCTGTCCTCGGAGGCCGACGCGCCCCGGACCGCCCTGCTGGGGTGGTGCTTCGGCGGGGGCATGACGTACCGAACCCTGGCGGAGGAGGCGTCCGCCTTCGACGCGGCCGTGGCCTACTACGGCACGCCGGATCCCCTCGCGGGGGAGGCCCTGCAGGCGCTGGAGACGCCGATCCTCGCCCACTTCGGGACGCAGGACCAGGCCGTCCCGATCGACGCGGCCCGGAAGTTTCGGGACCGGATGGAAGACGCCGGGACATCGCTCGCGTACCACGAGTACGACGCCGGCCACGCCTTCGCGAACCCGTCGGGGGAGAGCTACGAGCCGGCGGCCGCCGAGCAGGCCTGGACGCGCACGACCGACTTTCTCCAGACGCACCTCACCCGGTAG
- a CDS encoding putative monovalent cation/H+ antiporter subunit A, translating into MAILFAVFSGFVLALASPWLTQLTGRATGWVYGLLPAAITGTLATLVGRVAAGETLRVSYTWVPGLDVNLSFYVDGLSLFFALLITGIGTLIYVYAGGYLKGHHHLGRFFSYLSMFMAAMVGLVLADNLITFYIFFELTSFASFVLIGFNHDEAPSRRAAWQALLVTKAGGLALLVGFILMQQATGTFQISAILESGDVIRQHSFYLPIVLLVLAGAFTKSAQFPFYFWLPNAMEAPTPVSAYLHSATMVKAGIYVMARFHPVLSGTDLWMWIVGGIGALTMVLSAWLALQYTDMKAILAYTTIMALGLLTMLLGLGTEVAVEACMVFILVHAFYKAALFMVAGAIDHEVHVRDITKLRGLWNRMPVTGAAAVLAALSMAGIPPFFGFVGKELIYKAATHFDPAAVAVTVASVLANVALVASAGLLVIRPFSGEVNDVTEHAHRPAAGLWFGPVVLAVFSVGLGLAPWLLDAAFLGPSAGAVLGASIAPHLALWHGFTLELGLSAVTVAAGVGTYLAWTGLRTNVAFQQFERWLGTGLDRGYDNVVDGLLGVGRWQTNVLQSGVLRRYLTIVLGTTIALVGSAFYHYGFFGGPISVAGVAGHEWVLAILSVVGAFGTLFFRSRIGLITSLGVSGFSIALLFLAFGAPDLAKTQFLIETLTVILVVLILTAVSDVKETLTMGQKVTNGAVAAGMGVVVSGLILAVLKLPFENPMGDYYAQNTYVKGEGHNIVNTILVDFRALDTLGEITVLLVAGFGIYALLRMGTAPDPNAEEEPPPEDASAPIEQPEQTQQVP; encoded by the coding sequence ATGGCAATTCTGTTTGCCGTCTTCTCGGGCTTTGTGCTCGCCCTCGCCTCTCCCTGGCTGACACAGCTTACAGGGCGGGCCACGGGGTGGGTCTACGGGCTGCTGCCGGCCGCCATCACGGGAACGCTGGCGACCCTCGTGGGGCGCGTGGCGGCGGGGGAGACGCTCCGGGTGTCCTACACCTGGGTGCCGGGACTAGACGTCAACCTGTCGTTTTACGTCGATGGGCTGAGCCTCTTTTTCGCCCTCCTCATCACCGGCATCGGGACCCTGATCTACGTCTACGCCGGGGGCTACCTGAAGGGGCACCACCATCTGGGCCGCTTCTTCAGCTACCTGTCGATGTTCATGGCCGCCATGGTGGGGCTGGTGTTGGCGGACAACCTGATCACATTCTACATTTTCTTTGAGCTGACGAGCTTCGCCTCGTTCGTCCTGATCGGCTTCAACCACGACGAGGCGCCCTCGCGGCGGGCGGCCTGGCAGGCGCTGCTGGTCACCAAGGCCGGCGGGCTCGCGCTGCTCGTCGGGTTCATCCTCATGCAGCAGGCGACGGGCACCTTTCAGATCTCCGCCATCCTGGAGTCCGGCGACGTGATTCGCCAGCACAGCTTCTACCTGCCCATTGTCCTGCTGGTGCTGGCCGGGGCGTTCACGAAGTCGGCCCAGTTTCCCTTCTACTTCTGGCTTCCCAACGCGATGGAGGCGCCCACGCCGGTGAGCGCCTACCTCCACTCCGCGACGATGGTGAAGGCCGGCATCTACGTGATGGCCCGCTTCCACCCCGTGCTGTCGGGGACCGACCTCTGGATGTGGATCGTGGGCGGGATCGGGGCCCTGACGATGGTCCTCAGCGCCTGGCTCGCCCTGCAGTACACCGACATGAAGGCGATCCTGGCCTACACCACCATCATGGCCCTCGGGCTCCTGACGATGCTGCTGGGGCTGGGGACCGAGGTCGCCGTGGAGGCCTGCATGGTCTTCATCCTGGTACACGCCTTCTACAAGGCGGCCCTCTTCATGGTGGCGGGGGCGATCGACCACGAGGTGCACGTCCGGGACATTACGAAGCTTCGAGGCCTCTGGAACCGGATGCCCGTGACCGGGGCGGCGGCCGTCCTGGCGGCCCTGTCGATGGCCGGCATTCCGCCGTTTTTCGGGTTCGTGGGGAAGGAGTTGATCTACAAAGCAGCGACCCACTTTGACCCGGCCGCGGTGGCGGTCACGGTCGCCTCGGTGCTGGCGAACGTGGCGCTGGTCGCGTCCGCCGGCCTGCTGGTGATTCGGCCGTTCTCCGGCGAGGTGAACGACGTGACGGAGCATGCCCACCGGCCCGCCGCGGGGCTCTGGTTCGGGCCGGTCGTCCTGGCGGTCTTCAGTGTGGGCCTCGGCCTGGCGCCGTGGCTGCTCGACGCTGCGTTCCTCGGCCCGTCGGCCGGGGCGGTGCTGGGCGCCTCCATCGCGCCGCACCTCGCCCTCTGGCACGGCTTCACGCTCGAACTGGGGCTCAGCGCCGTGACCGTCGCGGCGGGCGTGGGAACGTACCTGGCCTGGACCGGCCTCCGCACCAACGTGGCGTTCCAGCAGTTTGAGCGCTGGCTCGGGACGGGCCTCGACCGCGGGTACGACAATGTCGTCGACGGGCTCCTGGGCGTGGGGCGGTGGCAGACAAATGTGCTGCAGAGCGGGGTGCTGCGCCGCTACCTCACGATTGTCTTGGGGACGACCATCGCGCTCGTGGGGAGCGCCTTCTACCACTACGGGTTCTTCGGCGGGCCGATTTCGGTGGCCGGGGTGGCGGGCCACGAGTGGGTGCTGGCGATCTTGTCGGTGGTCGGGGCGTTCGGGACCCTCTTCTTCCGGTCGCGCATCGGCCTCATCACGTCGCTCGGCGTCTCCGGCTTCAGCATTGCCCTGCTCTTTCTGGCCTTCGGCGCGCCGGACCTGGCCAAGACCCAGTTCCTCATCGAGACGCTGACGGTCATCCTCGTGGTGCTCATCCTGACCGCCGTTTCGGACGTGAAGGAGACGCTCACGATGGGGCAGAAGGTCACGAACGGCGCCGTGGCGGCCGGGATGGGGGTCGTCGTGTCGGGGCTAATTCTGGCCGTCCTCAAGCTGCCCTTCGAGAACCCGATGGGGGACTACTACGCGCAGAACACGTACGTGAAGGGAGAGGGCCACAACATCGTCAACACCATCCTGGTCGACTTCCGGGCCCTGGACACGCTCGGGGAGATCACGGTGCTGCTGGTCGCGGGCTTCGGCATCTACGCCCTTCTGCGCATGGGAACGGCGCCGGACCCCAACGCCGAGGAGGAGCCCCCACCCGAGGACGCATCCGCGCCGATCGAACAGCCTGAACAGACCCAACAGGTACCGTGA
- a CDS encoding DUF2911 domain-containing protein has translation MSIPFSRLLTLLFSVGLLGLMATAPATAQERGNEEPRTSPNAAVSQTIGTTEVRLTYGRPQVNGRTIFGGLVPYDEVWRTGANEATTISVSSDVTVEGEPLPAGTYSLYTIPGPDSWTIIFNNVANQWGTQYNQNEDALRVDVTPGSAPQHEMMTFVFEEVTNTSGTCVLYWAEARVPFEIQVAEN, from the coding sequence GTGTCCATACCGTTCTCTCGCCTGCTCACCCTTCTCTTCTCTGTCGGCCTTCTCGGCCTCATGGCAACCGCCCCGGCGACCGCCCAGGAACGGGGCAACGAGGAGCCTCGCACCAGCCCCAACGCGGCAGTCTCTCAGACCATCGGCACCACCGAGGTCCGCCTCACATACGGCCGGCCACAGGTAAACGGCCGTACCATTTTCGGCGGCCTGGTACCGTACGATGAGGTCTGGCGCACCGGTGCGAACGAGGCCACGACGATCTCTGTCTCGTCGGACGTCACCGTCGAGGGCGAACCGCTGCCCGCCGGGACCTACTCGCTCTACACCATTCCGGGCCCCGACTCCTGGACAATCATCTTCAACAACGTGGCGAACCAGTGGGGCACGCAGTACAACCAGAACGAGGATGCCCTACGGGTGGACGTCACGCCCGGATCCGCCCCTCAACACGAGATGATGACGTTCGTGTTCGAGGAGGTGACCAACACCTCCGGCACGTGTGTCCTCTACTGGGCCGAGGCACGCGTACCGTTCGAGATTCAGGTCGCCGAGAACTGA